A genome region from Mycolicibacterium litorale includes the following:
- the rplO gene encoding 50S ribosomal protein L15, with amino-acid sequence MTQPIKLHDLRPAPGSKTAKTRLGRGEGSKGKTSGRGTKGTGARKNVPAGFEGGQMPIHMRLPKLKGFRNRFRTEYAVINVGDLGRLFPNGGEVGVDELVAAGAVRKNTLVKVLGDGKLSAAVNVSAHKFSGSAREKITAAGGSATELS; translated from the coding sequence ATGACACAACCGATCAAGCTCCACGACCTGCGCCCCGCGCCCGGTTCGAAGACCGCCAAGACGCGTCTCGGCCGCGGTGAGGGTTCGAAGGGTAAGACCTCCGGCCGTGGCACCAAGGGCACCGGGGCCCGTAAGAACGTCCCCGCGGGCTTCGAGGGCGGCCAGATGCCGATCCACATGCGGCTGCCGAAGCTCAAGGGCTTCCGTAACCGCTTCCGCACCGAGTACGCCGTCATCAACGTCGGCGACCTCGGCCGGCTGTTCCCGAACGGCGGTGAGGTCGGAGTCGACGAGCTCGTGGCCGCCGGTGCCGTTCGGAAGAACACGCTGGTCAAGGTGCTCGGCGACGGCAAGCTGAGCGCGGCGGTCAACGTCTCCGCGCACAAGTTCAGCGGTAGCGCCCGCGAGAAGATCACGGCGGCAGGCGGTTCGGCCACCGAGCTGTCCTGA
- the rpmD gene encoding 50S ribosomal protein L30, with amino-acid sequence MAELKITQVRGTIGARWNQRESLRTLGLRKIRQSVVREDNAQTRGLIKTVHHLVVVEEV; translated from the coding sequence ATGGCTGAACTGAAGATCACTCAGGTCCGCGGCACCATCGGTGCGCGTTGGAACCAGCGGGAGAGCCTGCGCACGCTCGGCTTGCGGAAGATCCGCCAGTCGGTGGTCCGTGAGGACAACGCGCAGACCCGCGGCCTCATCAAGACCGTGCATCACCTCGTCGTCGTAGAGGAGGTCTGA
- the rpsE gene encoding 30S ribosomal protein S5 has product MMAEQATGAGPATSDGRGGRGDRDGRGRRDDRGGRGRDGGDKSNYLERVVSINRVSKVVKGGRRFSFTALVIVGDGNGMVGVGYGKAKEVPAAIAKGVEEARKGFFRVPLIGGTIVHPVQGEAAAGVVMLRPASPGTGVIAGGAARAVLECAGVHDILAKSLGSDNAINVVHATVAALKQIQRPEEVAARRGLALEDVAPARMLKARREADALAASSAREGSA; this is encoded by the coding sequence ATGATGGCCGAGCAGGCAACTGGTGCCGGGCCGGCGACATCCGACGGCCGGGGCGGACGGGGTGACCGTGATGGTCGCGGCCGCCGCGACGACCGGGGCGGCCGTGGCCGCGACGGTGGCGACAAGAGCAACTACCTGGAGCGCGTCGTCTCGATCAACCGCGTCTCCAAGGTGGTCAAGGGTGGTCGGCGTTTCAGCTTCACCGCCCTGGTGATCGTCGGTGACGGCAACGGCATGGTCGGTGTCGGCTACGGCAAGGCGAAGGAAGTCCCGGCCGCCATCGCCAAGGGTGTCGAGGAGGCTCGCAAGGGCTTCTTCCGCGTGCCGCTGATCGGCGGGACCATCGTGCACCCGGTGCAGGGTGAGGCCGCCGCGGGCGTCGTCATGCTGCGTCCGGCGAGCCCCGGTACCGGTGTGATCGCCGGTGGCGCGGCGCGTGCGGTGCTGGAATGCGCCGGCGTACACGACATCCTGGCCAAATCGCTTGGCAGCGACAACGCGATCAACGTGGTGCACGCCACCGTTGCCGCGTTGAAGCAGATCCAGCGTCCCGAAGAGGTCGCGGCCCGTCGTGGCCTGGCCCTCGAGGACGTTGCGCCTGCGCGCATGCTCAAGGCTCGTCGTGAAGCAGACGCGCTCGCCGCGTCCTCGGCACGTGAAGGGTCGGCGTAA
- the rplR gene encoding 50S ribosomal protein L18 codes for MATAQQADATKQHKPVGANISQTRRRDRIRRHARLRKKVSGTADRPRLVVNRSSRHIHVQLVDDLTGTTLAAASSIEGDVRAVDGDKKAHSVRVGQLIAERAKAAGIEEVVFDRGGYTYGGRIAALADAAREGGLKF; via the coding sequence ATGGCTACTGCTCAACAAGCTGATGCAACCAAGCAGCACAAGCCGGTCGGGGCGAACATCTCCCAGACGCGCCGGCGCGACCGCATCCGTCGCCACGCGCGGCTGCGCAAGAAGGTTTCGGGCACCGCAGACCGGCCGCGCCTGGTCGTCAACCGCTCCTCGCGGCACATCCACGTACAGTTGGTGGACGACCTCACCGGCACGACGCTGGCCGCCGCATCCTCGATCGAGGGTGACGTGCGGGCGGTCGACGGTGACAAGAAGGCGCACAGCGTGCGTGTCGGTCAGCTGATCGCTGAGCGCGCGAAGGCGGCGGGTATCGAAGAGGTGGTGTTCGACCGTGGTGGCTACACCTACGGCGGTCGGATCGCTGCGCTGGCCGACGCCGCGCGTGAAGGCGGGCTGAAGTTCTGA
- the rplF gene encoding 50S ribosomal protein L6: MSRIGKQPVPVPAGVDVTIDGQNVSVKGPKGTLTLDVAEPIAVARDDEGAIVVTRPNDERRNRSLHGLSRTLVANLVEGVTQGYTTKMEIYGVGYRVALKGANLEFALGYSHPVVIEPPEGITFTVETPTKFSISGIDKQKVGQISAIIRRLRRPDPYKGKGVRYEGEQIRRKVGKTGK, translated from the coding sequence ATGTCGCGTATTGGAAAGCAGCCGGTTCCGGTTCCCGCCGGAGTCGACGTGACCATCGATGGTCAGAACGTGTCGGTGAAGGGCCCCAAGGGCACCTTGACCCTGGATGTCGCCGAGCCGATCGCCGTGGCGCGTGACGACGAGGGCGCCATCGTGGTGACCCGGCCGAACGACGAGCGGCGCAACCGCTCGCTGCACGGGCTGTCGCGGACCCTCGTGGCCAACCTCGTCGAGGGCGTCACCCAGGGCTACACCACCAAGATGGAGATCTACGGCGTCGGCTACCGCGTCGCGCTCAAGGGTGCCAACCTCGAGTTCGCGCTCGGGTACAGCCACCCCGTGGTCATCGAGCCGCCGGAGGGCATCACCTTCACGGTCGAGACGCCCACCAAGTTCTCGATCTCGGGTATCGACAAGCAGAAGGTCGGCCAGATCTCGGCGATCATCCGTCGCCTGCGCCGCCCCGACCCGTACAAGGGCAAGGGTGTGCGCTACGAGGGTGAGCAGATCCGCCGCAAGGTCGGAAAGACAGGTAAGTAG
- the rpsH gene encoding 30S ribosomal protein S8: MTMTDPIADFLTRLRNANSAYHDEVTLPHSKIKANIAEILKSEGYISDYRTEDARVGKSLVVQLKYGPSRERSIAGLRRVSKPGLRVYAKSTNLPRVLGGLGVAIISTSSGLLTDRQAARSGVGGEVLAYVW; this comes from the coding sequence ATGACCATGACGGATCCGATCGCAGACTTCTTGACACGTCTGCGCAACGCCAATTCGGCGTACCACGATGAGGTGACTCTGCCGCACTCGAAGATCAAGGCGAACATCGCCGAGATCCTCAAGTCCGAGGGCTACATCTCCGATTACCGCACCGAGGACGCCCGCGTGGGCAAGTCCCTGGTGGTTCAGCTCAAGTACGGCCCCAGCCGTGAGCGCAGCATCGCCGGCCTGCGCCGGGTGTCCAAGCCCGGTCTGCGGGTCTACGCGAAGTCGACCAATCTGCCCCGCGTCCTCGGCGGCCTGGGTGTGGCGATCATCTCCACGTCCTCGGGCCTGCTCACCGACCGTCAGGCAGCACGATCCGGCGTGGGCGGCGAAGTCCTCGCCTACGTGTGGTGA
- a CDS encoding type Z 30S ribosomal protein S14 has translation MAKKALVNKANKKPKFAVRAYTRCQRCGRPHAVFRKFGLCRICLREMAHAGELPGVQKSSW, from the coding sequence ATGGCAAAGAAAGCACTGGTCAACAAGGCCAACAAGAAGCCGAAGTTCGCAGTGCGGGCCTACACCCGCTGCCAGCGCTGCGGTCGCCCGCACGCCGTCTTCCGCAAGTTCGGTCTGTGCCGGATCTGCCTGCGCGAGATGGCCCACGCCGGCGAACTGCCCGGTGTGCAGAAGTCCAGCTGGTAA
- the rplE gene encoding 50S ribosomal protein L5, with amino-acid sequence MTTAEKTLPRLKQRYREEIRESLQQQFGYANVMQIPGVVKVVVNMGVGDAARDAKLINGAVNDLALITGQKPEIRRARKSIAQFKLREGMPIGARVTLRGDRMWEFLDRLVAIALPRIRDFRGLNPKQFDGTGNYTFGLTEQSMFHEIDVDSIDRPRGMDITVVTSATNDDEGRALLRALGFPFKEN; translated from the coding sequence ATGACTACCGCAGAGAAGACCCTCCCGCGCCTGAAGCAGCGCTACCGCGAGGAGATCCGCGAGTCGCTGCAGCAGCAGTTCGGCTACGCCAACGTGATGCAGATCCCGGGCGTCGTGAAGGTCGTCGTCAACATGGGTGTCGGTGACGCCGCCCGCGACGCGAAGCTGATCAACGGCGCCGTCAACGATCTCGCGCTGATCACCGGCCAGAAGCCGGAGATCCGGCGCGCCCGCAAGTCCATCGCCCAGTTCAAGCTGCGCGAGGGCATGCCCATCGGCGCCCGCGTCACGCTGCGCGGCGACCGCATGTGGGAGTTCCTGGACCGCCTCGTCGCGATCGCGCTGCCGCGTATCCGCGACTTCCGCGGCCTGAACCCCAAGCAGTTCGACGGCACCGGCAACTACACCTTCGGCCTCACCGAGCAGTCGATGTTCCACGAGATCGACGTGGACAGCATCGACCGCCCGCGCGGCATGGACATCACCGTCGTCACCTCGGCGACGAACGACGACGAAGGACGAGCGCTGTTGCGGGCGCTGGGCTTCCCCTTCAAGGAGAACTGA
- the rplX gene encoding 50S ribosomal protein L24, with the protein MKVHKGDTVLVISGKDKGAKGKVIQAYPTRNKVLVEGVNRIKKHTAVSSNERGASSGGIVTQEAPISVSNVMVVDSDGNPTRIGYRVDEETGKKVRVSKRNGKDI; encoded by the coding sequence ATGAAGGTCCACAAGGGCGACACCGTGCTGGTGATCTCCGGTAAGGACAAGGGCGCCAAGGGCAAGGTCATCCAGGCCTACCCCACCCGCAACAAGGTCCTGGTCGAAGGCGTCAACCGCATCAAGAAGCACACCGCGGTCTCGAGCAACGAGCGCGGCGCGTCGTCGGGCGGCATCGTCACGCAGGAGGCGCCGATCAGCGTCTCGAACGTGATGGTCGTCGACTCGGACGGCAACCCCACCCGCATCGGCTACCGCGTCGACGAAGAGACCGGCAAGAAGGTGCGCGTCTCCAAGCGCAACGGCAAGGACATCTGA
- the rplN gene encoding 50S ribosomal protein L14 → MIQQESRLKVADNTGAKEILCIRVLGGSSRRYAGIGDVIVATVKEAIPGANVKRGDVVKAVVVRTVKERRRADGSYIKFDENAAVIIKNDNDPRGTRIFGPVGRELREKRFMKIVSLAPEVL, encoded by the coding sequence GTGATTCAGCAGGAATCGCGGTTGAAGGTCGCCGACAACACGGGCGCCAAGGAGATCTTGTGCATCCGCGTTCTCGGTGGCTCATCGCGACGCTACGCCGGCATCGGTGATGTCATCGTGGCCACCGTCAAGGAAGCCATCCCCGGCGCCAACGTCAAGCGCGGCGACGTCGTCAAGGCCGTGGTGGTGCGCACCGTCAAGGAGCGCCGCCGCGCCGACGGCAGCTACATCAAGTTCGACGAGAACGCCGCCGTCATCATCAAGAACGACAACGACCCGCGCGGCACCCGCATCTTCGGTCCGGTCGGCCGCGAGCTGCGTGAGAAGCGCTTCATGAAGATCGTCTCGCTCGCCCCGGAGGTGTTGTAG
- a CDS encoding amidase: MTEVLATQGRTVVETAALVRSGELTAVGMVTEALDRIERCDRMLGAFVHVDAEGALARASAVDRLVADGGDPGPMAGVPLGVKELHPVAGWPFAMGSTLYAGRTADHTCTLVTRAVRAGAVPIGVTASPEFGRASFTASTLHGVTRNPWNPALTPGGSSGGSAAAVAAGMVPIATGTDGAGSLRIPASYCGLVGFKPTYGLVPRGPRHAGAADNDHYGALTRTVRDTARFLDCVCGTDPFDRASLPAPPRFEDRLGADPGRLRVAFAENLGNAPCDPAVAEVVRTAAEKFLAATGAEAVPARLTVDPRCGAAYRTLSAPDVYSQLRDVPAGSDIHPTLRGYLEAATAVDADALADAHAMRAGLVATVAEAFERFSLLLLPATQVPAFPAEGPMPTEIAGTPVDHWGALAVTFPFNLTGQPAISVPAGTVAGVPVGLQIVGHRHSDALVLTAAAVVEEIIR; this comes from the coding sequence GTGACCGAGGTCCTGGCGACGCAAGGTCGCACGGTCGTCGAGACGGCCGCGCTCGTGCGGTCCGGTGAGCTGACCGCGGTCGGTATGGTCACCGAAGCGCTCGACCGGATCGAGCGCTGCGATCGCATGCTCGGCGCCTTCGTCCACGTCGACGCCGAGGGTGCCCTCGCTCGGGCGAGCGCGGTCGACCGGCTCGTCGCCGACGGCGGCGATCCCGGGCCGATGGCCGGAGTCCCGTTGGGCGTCAAGGAACTTCACCCGGTGGCAGGCTGGCCGTTCGCCATGGGCAGCACGCTCTACGCGGGCCGCACCGCCGATCACACGTGCACGCTGGTGACCCGAGCCGTCCGCGCCGGGGCCGTCCCCATCGGGGTGACCGCCTCACCGGAATTCGGTCGCGCCTCGTTCACTGCGTCCACGCTGCACGGGGTCACGCGCAACCCCTGGAACCCGGCGCTGACCCCCGGTGGTTCCAGCGGCGGGTCGGCGGCCGCCGTGGCCGCGGGCATGGTGCCCATCGCCACGGGGACCGACGGCGCGGGCTCACTGCGCATCCCCGCGTCCTACTGCGGTCTGGTGGGTTTCAAACCCACATACGGATTGGTGCCCCGCGGACCGCGGCACGCCGGCGCCGCCGACAACGACCACTACGGCGCACTGACCCGGACGGTCCGCGACACCGCCCGGTTCCTCGACTGCGTATGCGGAACGGACCCGTTCGATCGAGCCTCACTGCCGGCCCCGCCGCGCTTCGAGGACAGGTTGGGCGCCGATCCGGGCCGACTGCGCGTCGCCTTCGCCGAGAACCTGGGCAACGCGCCGTGCGATCCGGCGGTCGCCGAGGTGGTGCGGACCGCCGCGGAGAAATTCCTGGCGGCCACCGGCGCCGAGGCGGTGCCCGCACGATTGACCGTCGACCCGCGGTGCGGCGCCGCGTACCGAACGCTGTCGGCGCCCGACGTCTACTCCCAGCTGCGCGACGTCCCGGCGGGATCCGACATCCACCCGACGCTGCGCGGATACCTGGAGGCGGCGACCGCCGTGGACGCCGATGCGCTCGCCGACGCCCATGCGATGCGGGCCGGCCTGGTCGCCACCGTCGCCGAGGCGTTCGAACGCTTCTCCCTGCTGCTCCTGCCGGCGACCCAAGTGCCCGCGTTTCCCGCGGAGGGGCCGATGCCGACCGAGATCGCGGGAACGCCCGTGGACCACTGGGGCGCGCTGGCGGTCACCTTTCCCTTCAACCTCACGGGTCAACCGGCGATCTCGGTGCCCGCGGGTACCGTGGCCGGCGTGCCGGTCGGTCTGCAGATCGTCGGACACCGCCACAGCGACGCGCTGGTGCTGACCGCAGCCGCCGTGGTCGAGGAGATCATCCGCTGA